The sequence GCATCGGTCGGTAAATCGAAGGCGTAACTCACCAGAAAACGGGCGTAGTCGTCTCGCTGCGTGGTGGCCTGCTCGGTGGCGAAGCGATCGGCCAGAAATTCGTGGGTCTCGCGGATGGCCCGGCCGTAGCCCCAAAGCGCGGGATTGGGCCAGCAGAGGGCCTGCGCCAGTTCGATCAGCAGCACGTCGACGCTATGCCACTGCCGGATGTGCCCCAACTCGTGCTGCCGAACCGTCTCCGACTGGGTATCGGCGGGGTTCAGCACCAGATAGCGGAAGAAGGAGAATGTGGGTGTCTGACTATCGGGTGGGTATACCAGCGTGTGGTCAGGTTGGGAAGCCGTCGGCCATTGGTGGATGCGCCACAACACCCGCCCAACGCGCCAGCCCGCCCGTACTGACAGGACGACAGCGCCAGCCAGAACTGCCCAGTACAGTAACTTGGGCCAGTCGGGGAGAATCGGTGCTGAATCGGTCAGCTCTGTCGCGGAGACTACGTACCCGGCCTCCGCCGTGACCGTAGCCGTGACCGGTGCTTCGTCGGCCCATAGCCAGCCCAGGCTCAGGCCGGGAACCTGCACCAGGGGAAGCAGAAAGGAAGCCAGCAACGTACCCAGCAGGTAAACCCGATTGAGGCGTAGAAACGTGTGGTTGCGCAAAAGCAGCCAGTAAGACCCATAGAACAGACACAAAAACAGATTGGCTTTGAGCCAATAGAGCAGGAGGGGCGTCATGGTTTCCGGCGGTTTAACAGGTCGATGATCTCATCGGCTTCGTTCAGGCTCAGGTTGCGATCTTTCACGAAAAAGGAGACCAGCTGCTTCAACGACCCGCCGAAGTAGTTGGTCATCAGTTGCTCAGTTTGAAAACGGCGGTACTCGTCTTCTTGAATCAGCGGGTAGTACTCGTGCGTTTTGCCGTAGGCGGTGTAGCCAACCACCCCCTTTTTCTCCAGAATTCGGATAATGGTCGATACTGTATTATAGGCCGGTTTCTGGCCTGTCGAGTCGAGAGCAGGTAGCTCTGTCAGAATGTCTTTGACAAACGCTTTTTTCAGCCGCCACAACACCCGCATGATGTCTTCTTCGGCATTGGTCAGTTCGCGCATAGAGGATCGTTGGATTAATAGTATAAGCCAAAACTAATGAATTAGTTTGAAAACTAAACAACTAGTTGGTGTTAAGATCAGATTAAATAAGCGATGACTGACATGAGGACCTAACCAACCCCATCGAGTGACGGATAATTATGAGATTTTATACTTACTAATATAAAATACAATTTTTTATAAATAAACCTACAAGTAGCTGTATACTTAACTTATTAATAGATATGGTATTTGGTGTGTATGGCCTAATTATATTCTGATTCAATAGAATTATT comes from Fibrella aestuarina BUZ 2 and encodes:
- a CDS encoding BlaI/MecI/CopY family transcriptional regulator translates to MRELTNAEEDIMRVLWRLKKAFVKDILTELPALDSTGQKPAYNTVSTIIRILEKKGVVGYTAYGKTHEYYPLIQEDEYRRFQTEQLMTNYFGGSLKQLVSFFVKDRNLSLNEADEIIDLLNRRKP